The following is a genomic window from Amycolatopsis acidiphila.
CAGCAGGCGGTGATCACGTGTCGTCCCCAGCCGTTCCATCGAGAACCCTCCCCACAGTTCGCCTGCACAAGGCGCGGAAGTCCTTTTCGGACATGTCCATCCGGCCGCCGAGGTAGAGCTGCACCAGGCCCATCACGGGGGTGGTGATCGCGAGCGCGGCCTCGAGCGGGTCGTCGCGGCGGAGCGCGCCCTCACGCATGCCCTGCTCGACGACGTCGATCACCGGGGTGAAGGCGGGGGACCGCCCGGCGCGGAAGTCCTCGGGGAACCGCCGGACGCCCTCGCGCCGGTCGGTGACCAGGAACGTGTAGAGGTTCGGCTTGCCGAGCGCGAAATCCAGGAAGTCGTTCAGCAGACCGTAGAAGCGGGTCCCGAAGTCGAGCTCCTGGGCCCGTTTCCCCCAGTCCTTGCCCAGCTCCGCGAAGGCGGCGTCGACCACGGCGCGCAGCAACGCCTCCCGGTTCGGGTAGTGCCGGTAAGTGGCCATTGTGGTCACCCCGGCATCCGCGGCCACCCGCCGCATCGT
Proteins encoded in this region:
- a CDS encoding TetR/AcrR family transcriptional regulator, with the translated sequence MAERGTAERIAEAALAILLGEGAQAVTMRRVAADAGVTTMATYRHYPNREALLRAVVDAAFAELGKDWGKRAQELDFGTRFYGLLNDFLDFALGKPNLYTFLVTDRREGVRRFPEDFRAGRSPAFTPVIDVVEQGMREGALRRDDPLEAALAITTPVMGLVQLYLGGRMDMSEKDFRALCRRTVGRVLDGTAGDDT